Within Vanessa atalanta chromosome 11, ilVanAtal1.2, whole genome shotgun sequence, the genomic segment TATTTGACTACTTCTTTTGCCTTCCGACATCTCAAacaacagttttatttaaagttaacataaatattcactaaaaaaaaagattgcaacttatttaaaattaataagatatttgttttgattgcATGCTTATGCCAGAGTTGACAGATTCTCACACTCACAGCACGTCACATTCACATGTGAGAAAGACAGTGACATTGACAAACTTCATACTCTATTGAAAATAAGGCTTGATATCGAGTATTTTAATCTAAAGCAATCGGCAGTTTTACATTAAGGCAGATTTTTGAACCAACGTAAATAAAAGTAGATAAATCTCAAGTCAATgcgcataatatattttttaacgtcaaTTCATAATCGTAGATTGTTCATCCATAAAACCTTTACCACACCTTTTTATCGATTCCACCACGCATAACTTCATACTGAGTAATACGATTTAGatgattattaaacaaaacaaagtcAGGGTTTATTCAGgggtttattgaaaaaaaaaaaaaacattttagtacGCATTATATTTGATAACCTTATGaagtgtataattattaattagtaggtatagtctaaatattaatatataattcaattttaaagaaGTCCTTGACGTTTAAGATCCTCAAAAGTTTTGCGATTGACAACATTTCCTTGTGAATCTTCAAATTCTTCGTCATTTTCTGCTACAAATCTTTCATTTTCtttctgattttttattttttcccatactgaaattaaatgtttaaatataaaaatttaaaagtgaagTATATTTCCAAgactgttatattaaatataattaatgtaaatattgaatacaatcttaattaattaaataaaaatactcacaAGCTAATGCATCTTCAATCTGTGTGACATTAGCAAAATGTGCTGTATTCGGTATCCCGAGACAGCGCATGCCGTGCGCGTGACGCCATTCGGCAAAATGACGTTGGAACGCTTTAGGGCCTTTATATGTGTAGTTACCGCAAATCTCGCATGAGTAACTGATGTTCAGGCCGTGCAATTTGTATAACCAGTATGGGATAGGCTggaaatttatgaattataacattaaataggCCAAAAACAATCAGATTAAGATATAGATACTATGATCAATCTTTAACAACTTATTAAGatatgtaataaacattttcaattacttTTCCATCCCACCCCAGTGGTAAATTCTTAGGGTTGTATGGaacttcatcatcatcagaaTCAGCATCAGCGGCGACAGATGCGTCACTTTCTTCATCACTTTCGTCGCGCCTCTCCCCCGCAGCACGAGCTGCTCTCCGAGTCACATTCTCAATAGTAGCAGCGCGAGTACCGCTTACTATGTTAGCaaatctacaaaaataatatattataaacagtattataaattgctccgtaaatttatacataaattgctttataacaagaattaaaataaatacaaaaatatccaTCATATCTTTCTAATAAAACTAACACTGACTAATGGATTAAAAGACAAAATCTATAGTCTATACTAGATTGGTATCTAATACCATCAAATTTTGCACACGAGTTACTAATATAACTAGTTTTTAATCGCGGCTTCGCTTGTGTTTTAGGAATTTTTCCTTGGAGTCAAAGCTTcatacttcataccaaatttcatcgtattccgttcagtggtttagtcgtgaaagagcaacagacagacagatagttactttcgtatttataatattagtatagttaaaACTGACCGAAACTTGAAATATAAGGTACAATAAAAGAACATACATATAGACTAGGAAACATGTCATTTTTGAGTtttgatgaataaaaaatataattattattaataagttatttaagaaaaatcggATGGTTTCTGTAGTTTTGCTTATATACTAGAAAAATCAGGCCGACGACATGTCTGtgcgtaaataaaaattgacataGCGAGTTGAACGATGTATAAGTTGAAATGCTGTAACTTCATTTAGCggcaatttaaaacaaagtcgatAATATTCTTcttcataaaaacttttttgttagaAAAATTTGTTTATGAAGGTACCTTATACACCTTGACTTTATACCCATAAAGGTGCAGAGCAGCAGGAACACGACAAACTTTCAAACTATGTCACAAGTACACAACGTTACAAATGTAACGCGGGAAAAACACCGGTCATAGACAAAAGGATAAGaaaggattaaaaataatacctataaACTTGTCCCTCTATAGCTGCAATATCTTTGTGACGTTGTAGAGTGGAAGCCTTGGCCTTGTTAGCCCCTTTCTTCGCCACGAGAGATTTGTCTAAAGCCGTTTGACCTTTTGTGCTGAATAAtctattaatgataatttaatataaataaaataagcaattataaaataaattaagataacaaAACAATGATGAAATATAAGTGAAATACTGgttgaagattattttaatttttcaataaaatgacgTTTACTTGCCAATTTTTCgacaatcaatttaaaatcattgtatAGCTTttaatgttgattatttttgtaaataatcctATTACTATTTTATCATAGGCTTGCTCTTAACTTAGGAATAATTAACTTAGGCATTGGTTTGGATACCCATTTGATCCCAAATTTAGAAATACTTTCCCAGCTGGACTGGTTCTCAGCCATTATTAGACTAATGCTCCTTGACTTGAGACAAATTGTAAACaactattaacaaaattatttaatcgcCTCTTGCCTACACTTTTACAACAACTGCCAGAACCACATAGCTAAATGTTATAACTCTTTCTTATTACAATTGTAGTATTCGTTCTTAGAtaataaagagaaaatataacagttttatgtatggtgaaaatatataaaaacaaaacagttttacaatatttattaatttttaccttTGTGCTCTTTCTTCCAAAGTTCCACCACACTTCAATCCAAGAGCCATTAGAGCAGACTTCAATCTGTCCAAACCAAGTGAAGCTAATTCTTCCCAGGAGAAGAAGGCAGATAAATCTAAATGAGCACCAACATTTGTAAGGGCTCCGCCAGTCTCTttctaaaattgaaatattcgtAATAACAGTTCAAATTATCTAACAACAAGGAATAATGTTAGACGGGTCATCAATCATGCCGATCATTATGAATAAGCACACAGGCTCAACTAATTTGATACGACAGGAGTTGAAAAGCTTTGGAATAGTTATTTTGTGTGTAACAAATTCcgcaacaataaaattatattctttcaaTGACAGACAGCCTTGTCTTACTCCTGTATCTAACATCTCCAgtagattatgtttttaatgtttttttttaacagtgcCTTTGAAgtcattagcattttttatacaatacctatattttttttattagcattagcagcctgtaaatttcccactgctgggctaaaggcctcctctgccttgaggagaaagtttggagcatattccaccacgctgctccaatgcgggttggtggaatacacatgtggcagaatttcgttgaaattagacacatgcaggtttcctcacgatgttttccttcaccaccgagcacaggatgaattataaacacaagttaagcacatgaaaattcagtggtgcttgcctgggtttgaacccaaatcatcggttaagatgggccatctcgactctatattataattatttattatatgcctTCGAAAACACAGCAATGAAATGAAGAAGCAGTCCTTATGATTCTGTACACTTTTCTTACTAGCATAGATAATTAATCTAGAATACCTTCTATTTCTGGCACCAGAGGGCGCCGTAAGAACTTTACCGCCATTGTAGCTGTCAAGCGCCATTGCATTCTTGTGATTCTTTCGAATAGCAtcaaaatttttttcttaaaataaaaagtattaataatttgtaaaaaagagTACTAAGTGTGTGATTTAGTGCTTGTTGGAAAACACAGCAGTGTATCTCGCTACGAAGATGGATCCGGTAGGTAACGATAAGGAAAACGAGCGCGCCGGTACTGTTGCTTCGGATGGAGAACAAGTACCGTCAACAAGCTCTGTGTCTAGATCGTCAGGGAACAGTTCATCCTCGTCCTCGGAGTTCGAGGATGGTACTGCATCACCCTTACCAAATAAACGATCTCGAACCACAACACGTAAGTACAGGTCGAAACAGGTTTTTACCGATCCCCGTGTTGATGTTTTAATGTCACAAATGGCGTACATTTCTAATTATTTCAGCCAATGTAGCCctatgtattataattcaacAGATcaacagaattataataaagctGTTCCTAGtactagtaataataacaatttacaaaattttcctaataataataattcagagCAATTTCTAACACTACCTAGCCAACCCGAATCAATGTCGCTTAATTGGGGTTCCCTAAATACAGATGTTGATAGGAAAAAGATTATCCCAACTAGTGATAAAGATAGATATTTAGAGTTAAATAAGTTACAACAATTTGATTCTCAGGCATGGAAGGGCATTAGGTATAAGCAAGTTTTACAGAGTTGCTTAGCAACTCCAGGATTCACTGGGCTTCAAGTTAATGATGAGTTATGTCACTTTAATAAAAGCAAGGACTACCTCGCTTCAACGGAGTTAGTTTTAGCTGGCCTATCCAATCAGGTTTAGGAACAGtggcaattattaaaaacaggTTTACAAACTATTGTTGACTGGGCTTGTGCTAATTCTCAGAGCTTAAGTCCAAATAgcttatttgataaaatttctgATATTTTTGGACCTGGATctttatgtcataaaaattcAGAGACCACTATGCAAATTATATGTGGAAAGCGTTCCGAATGTATAGAGGTTAGGCGTGAGCGCATTCTTAAGGAAATATGTAATGAGAACCTTAGAAATACTCTAAGGAATGTCCCCCCCAGCTCTGACTTCTTATTTAGTAGAGAAGCTCTGCAGCCCATAATACAGTCCCTCGGAGGGTCTCAGGTCTGGTTGAACACTCCAGCCTACTTAAGGGAGAAGAGGAACCCAGAGCGGGCAGAACATTCATTTCAGAATAAAAGggttaacaataaatataaaaataaaaagtttgatAGAAAATTCAAACATTCTGTACAACAGAAGAGTCGGTCCTTTCGTCAACGTCGACCTAATACAGAAGGATCAAACCCCAAATCTAAAGAAAATTGACTCGCCACAGGGTTTCAGAGGAGGTTGCCTGAGATTTTCCACAGAGAAATGGGCGCAACTAGGGGCAACCCAGTTTATTTTAAGATCAATAGCAAATCACCGCTTACCTTTCAGAAAGAAGCCTCCTTTGAAATACCCTTCCAGTCATTTTTTGGAATGTCTAGCTACCAAAGTTTCCCCAGAAATGACTCAGATGATAGAAGAATTAAAGAGCAAGGGTGTACTAGAGAAACCTTCAACTATAGACCCGGGTTTCTTTTCAAAGATGTTTCTAATAAAGAAATCAGATGGTGGACTGCGCCCAATTTTCGACCTCAGGGCTCTGAACTCTCATGTTGCAACAAGACATTTCCATTTAATAGCACAGGTAGATGTGATAGAATTCCTCC encodes:
- the LOC125067213 gene encoding splicing factor 3A subunit 3, with translation METILEQQRSYHEERERTMDAMVKEILHKKTGHRETINADHRLKNLHERYIESTIRLKELYEDKDGLRKEEIAALSGPNEFQEFYARLKQIKEFHRKHPNEICVPMSVEFEELAKIRENPAEDYTTPVEFTDEEGYGKYLDLHECYEKYINLKGIEKVDYITYLSIFDHLFDIPRERKNSEYRNYIRALLTYLKDFVSRIKPLLDQAQEMAIAHQEFIKQWEAGSFPGWPKETGGALTNVGAHLDLSAFFSWEELASLGLDRLKSALMALGLKCGGTLEERAQRLFSTKGQTALDKSLVAKKGANKAKASTLQRHKDIAAIEGQVYRFANIVSGTRAATIENVTRRAARAAGERRDESDEESDASVAADADSDDDEVPYNPKNLPLGWDGKPIPYWLYKLHGLNISYSCEICGNYTYKGPKAFQRHFAEWRHAHGMRCLGIPNTAHFANVTQIEDALALWEKIKNQKENERFVAENDEEFEDSQGNVVNRKTFEDLKRQGLL